From one Marinobacter sp. LV10MA510-1 genomic stretch:
- the hemC gene encoding hydroxymethylbilane synthase — translation MSARNLRIATRSSALALWQAEFIKAELERLHSNVTVELVKIKTLGDKILDVPLAKVGGKGLFVKELEEAMLDGRADLAVHSMKDVPMAFPEGLGLVAICERDDPTDAFVSNHFSSLDDLPQNAVVGTSSLRRESQLRANRPDLQIRMLRGNVNTRLAKLDAGNYDAIILASSGLKRLGFEARIRNCMPDTLSLPAVGQGALGIECRLDDQELRAMLEPLNHTDSADRVKAERALNTRLNGGCQVPIAAYALLEDNDMLWLRGLVGAVDGSLIFRAEGRVHRSEGERLGRELAENLLAQGADKVLAEVYGYTPT, via the coding sequence ATGTCCGCAAGAAATCTTCGCATTGCAACCCGCAGCAGCGCACTGGCGTTGTGGCAGGCAGAATTTATCAAAGCCGAGCTGGAACGATTGCACAGCAACGTCACAGTGGAACTGGTTAAGATTAAAACCCTGGGTGACAAGATTCTGGACGTGCCACTGGCCAAAGTGGGTGGCAAAGGCCTGTTCGTCAAAGAACTGGAAGAAGCCATGCTCGATGGCCGGGCCGACCTGGCCGTGCATTCCATGAAAGACGTGCCCATGGCATTCCCGGAAGGTCTGGGTCTGGTGGCCATCTGCGAGCGTGACGACCCCACTGATGCCTTTGTCAGCAACCATTTCAGCAGCCTGGATGACCTGCCGCAGAACGCGGTAGTGGGTACGTCCAGTCTGCGCCGCGAATCTCAATTGCGGGCCAACCGCCCGGACCTGCAAATCCGCATGCTACGGGGCAATGTAAACACCCGCCTGGCAAAACTCGACGCCGGCAATTACGACGCCATTATATTGGCCAGCTCGGGCCTGAAGCGACTGGGTTTCGAAGCCCGTATTCGCAACTGCATGCCAGACACGCTCAGCCTGCCAGCTGTTGGCCAAGGGGCTTTAGGCATTGAATGCCGGCTTGACGATCAGGAACTGCGGGCCATGCTGGAGCCGTTGAATCACACCGACAGTGCGGACAGGGTTAAAGCCGAACGCGCGTTGAATACCCGCCTTAACGGTGGCTGCCAGGTACCCATTGCCGCCTACGCGCTGCTGGAAGACAACGACATGTTGTGGCTACGCGGCCTGGTGGGCGCAGTGGACGGCAGCCTTATTTTCCGCGCCGAAGGCCGCGTACACCGCAGCGAAGGCGAACGCCTGGGCCGCGAATTAGCCGAAAACCTGCTGGCACAGGGCGCTGACAAAGTACTGGCTGAAGTCTATGGCTACACTCCGACCTGA
- a CDS encoding uroporphyrinogen-III synthase yields the protein MATLRPESALLPLAGRRILICRPQPEADRLALAFRAAGAQTECLPLIDRAPLELSAEHQTHIQNLDLFQHIVAVSPYAARQLLEQVDAWWPQLPEGTHWYGVGAGTAAELSRYGITARKPAQGWTSEALLALPPLQNLVNQRVLLARGGEGRDLLRNTLRQRGARITVLPLYQRFCPQYSAAQLAHTLDDFNPDAVITLSGETLKNLVALCAKNDHNLYRKLLIVPVERVAEQAQAAGFMNPHVPTGLTDNNIVASVTAQLTGRTVAL from the coding sequence ATGGCTACACTCCGACCTGAGTCTGCGTTACTGCCCCTTGCGGGGCGGCGCATTCTTATCTGCCGCCCACAGCCAGAGGCTGACCGCCTGGCGCTGGCCTTTCGGGCAGCCGGAGCACAGACCGAGTGCCTGCCGCTGATTGACCGCGCGCCGCTGGAACTGAGTGCAGAACACCAGACCCACATTCAAAACCTGGATCTGTTCCAGCACATTGTTGCGGTAAGCCCTTACGCTGCGCGCCAGCTGCTGGAGCAGGTTGACGCCTGGTGGCCGCAGTTGCCCGAAGGCACTCATTGGTATGGCGTAGGCGCCGGCACCGCTGCTGAACTGTCACGCTACGGAATTACTGCTCGCAAGCCCGCACAAGGTTGGACCAGCGAAGCGTTACTGGCATTGCCGCCGCTACAAAACCTGGTAAACCAGCGAGTTTTGCTGGCCCGCGGCGGCGAGGGTCGCGACTTATTGCGGAACACCCTGCGCCAGCGGGGCGCACGAATAACTGTGCTACCCTTATACCAACGTTTCTGTCCGCAGTATTCCGCGGCACAACTGGCGCATACTCTGGATGATTTTAACCCGGACGCCGTAATTACCCTATCCGGTGAAACCCTGAAAAATCTCGTCGCGCTGTGTGCGAAGAACGACCATAATCTGTATCGAAAGCTATTGATTGTGCCCGTGGAGCGGGTAGCCGAGCAGGCTCAGGCAGCCGGCTTCATGAATCCCCATGTTCCAACGGGCCTGACAGACAACAACATAGTGGCCAGTGTAACAGCTCAACTCACTGGTCGGACGGTGGCCCTGTAA
- a CDS encoding uroporphyrinogen-III C-methyltransferase, whose amino-acid sequence MPVTDTQKQLPAPIAQQQQPARTRIWPLWLISIIALVLVLLLVLWNWQQWNNNQASQQVLKDLQQETAQLDSRYGERGSQQAQRLQSLTDAVAAQRELIATQQRQIDHNATTLLEAGNRTRTDWLLAEAEYLLRVANQRLLIEKDIKGAASALQAADDVLAESDDIGVYPVRQQLAREMLALKSIVAVDRTGLYLQLEAVIDSVHQLTDQALIHENAPGFTLTADASDIDAGEPNMAARAWHSFTGTLKEVVVVRRLDEQVKPLLSPDQSAYARLNLQLMLEEAELAVLRGNQELYQKSLEKARTTVQEWYNADNPRVGALADTLGELASHNVDPELPDISRSLALLKQRVAGRGASGNGDQDASTNSDDQNGDTPADGATGSGDNS is encoded by the coding sequence ATGCCCGTGACCGACACACAAAAACAACTTCCTGCCCCCATAGCCCAGCAACAGCAGCCGGCGCGAACGCGTATCTGGCCGCTGTGGCTGATCAGCATAATTGCTTTGGTTCTGGTGCTGTTACTGGTGCTCTGGAACTGGCAGCAGTGGAATAACAACCAGGCCAGCCAGCAAGTCCTTAAAGACCTGCAACAGGAAACCGCCCAGCTTGATTCACGCTACGGTGAACGCGGCAGTCAGCAGGCTCAGCGCTTGCAGTCGCTGACCGACGCGGTGGCCGCACAGCGAGAACTGATTGCCACCCAACAGCGGCAGATAGACCACAACGCCACCACCCTGCTGGAAGCCGGCAATCGAACCCGCACCGACTGGTTGTTGGCCGAAGCCGAGTATCTGTTGCGGGTAGCCAATCAACGCCTGCTGATCGAAAAAGACATAAAAGGTGCGGCTTCTGCGCTTCAGGCTGCAGATGACGTATTGGCCGAGTCGGATGATATTGGCGTGTATCCGGTGCGCCAACAATTAGCTCGGGAAATGCTGGCACTAAAGAGCATTGTCGCGGTGGATAGAACCGGCCTGTACCTTCAACTGGAAGCCGTTATAGACAGTGTTCATCAGCTTACCGATCAGGCGCTGATTCATGAAAACGCGCCCGGCTTTACGCTCACTGCCGATGCCTCTGACATCGACGCAGGCGAACCCAATATGGCGGCTCGCGCCTGGCATTCGTTTACTGGCACACTCAAGGAAGTTGTTGTTGTCAGGCGGCTGGACGAACAGGTAAAACCCTTGCTGTCACCGGATCAATCCGCCTATGCCCGCCTGAATCTGCAGCTGATGCTGGAAGAAGCTGAGCTGGCGGTGCTGCGCGGCAACCAGGAGCTGTATCAAAAGTCCCTGGAAAAAGCCCGTACCACGGTGCAGGAATGGTATAACGCCGACAACCCCCGTGTTGGAGCCCTGGCAGACACTTTGGGCGAGCTGGCCAGCCACAATGTAGACCCCGAGCTGCCCGACATAAGCCGCTCTCTGGCACTGCTAAAACAGCGCGTTGCCGGCCGCGGCGCGAGCGGTAATGGCGATCAGGATGCGTCCACAAACAGCGATGACCAAAATGGCGATACGCCAGCCGATGGGGCCACCGGTAGCGGAGACAACTCATGA
- a CDS encoding heme biosynthesis HemY N-terminal domain-containing protein codes for MIGLLVIIVLALLLGTGLAFGLQYDLGYIRVSFGNYLVETNFWVGLALLVALIVLTVMLVGLVRRLRNGTSALSGWIARGKERRARRRTTQGLLALAEGNWPRAKKILTSSASNADTPLINYLAAAQASFECGDHEAVDELLRKAFESTPGSDMAVGITQAQLQLAGNRVEQALATLLRLRKQSPHHPFVLKLLKSAYLRLEDWRELSKLLPELRKYNILVPAELDDLERQTWHNLLEQAASKCRKEQASNPAASLDPLTGLWDQLPSSMRRDERTIFNYTSLLAGLGDEAQAEILLRKVLRNHWSDELINLYGRVESQAPDEQLLLAEQWLKDRPNNAELLLALGRLSLRNELWGKAREYFETSLKLQRKRETLAELSRLNAHMGHDTASINLLMQSLEKDNGLPRLPMPKA; via the coding sequence ATGATCGGTTTGCTGGTCATTATTGTACTGGCGCTGCTGCTAGGAACCGGGCTGGCGTTCGGCCTGCAGTATGACTTGGGCTACATTCGAGTCAGCTTTGGCAACTATCTGGTAGAAACCAACTTTTGGGTGGGCCTGGCACTGCTGGTGGCATTGATCGTGCTGACAGTCATGCTGGTAGGCTTGGTGCGACGTTTACGCAACGGCACTAGTGCGCTGTCGGGGTGGATAGCCCGTGGCAAAGAGCGACGAGCGCGCCGCCGCACCACTCAAGGACTGCTGGCACTGGCCGAAGGCAACTGGCCGCGGGCAAAAAAGATACTGACCTCGTCCGCAAGCAACGCTGATACGCCGCTGATTAACTATCTGGCAGCGGCACAGGCCTCGTTTGAATGCGGCGACCACGAAGCGGTTGACGAACTGCTGCGCAAAGCGTTTGAGAGCACCCCGGGGTCTGATATGGCCGTCGGCATTACCCAGGCCCAGCTGCAGTTGGCAGGCAATCGGGTGGAGCAGGCCCTGGCCACTTTGCTGCGCCTGCGCAAGCAGTCGCCTCATCATCCATTTGTACTCAAGCTGCTGAAAAGCGCCTACTTACGCCTGGAAGACTGGCGCGAGCTGTCCAAATTGCTTCCGGAATTGCGCAAGTACAACATTCTTGTTCCGGCTGAACTGGACGATCTTGAGCGCCAGACTTGGCACAACCTGTTGGAGCAGGCCGCCAGCAAGTGCCGTAAGGAGCAAGCCAGCAATCCCGCCGCCAGCCTGGATCCACTCACCGGTCTGTGGGATCAGTTACCCAGCTCTATGCGCCGTGACGAACGCACAATCTTCAATTACACCAGCCTTCTGGCGGGCCTGGGGGATGAGGCACAGGCCGAAATACTGCTGCGCAAGGTGTTGCGTAATCACTGGAGCGACGAGCTGATTAATCTTTACGGCCGGGTAGAAAGCCAGGCACCTGACGAGCAACTGCTACTGGCGGAACAGTGGCTGAAAGACCGCCCCAATAACGCCGAACTGTTGTTGGCGCTGGGCCGGTTAAGCCTTCGCAATGAGCTGTGGGGAAAGGCGCGAGAGTACTTTGAAACCAGTCTGAAACTGCAGCGCAAACGTGAAACCCTGGCAGAGCTGAGCCGGTTGAACGCCCATATGGGGCACGACACCGCCAGCATAAATCTGCTGATGCAGAGCCTGGAAAAGGATAACGGCCTGCCCCGCCTGCCTATGCCAAAAGCCTGA